A single genomic interval of Drosophila virilis strain 15010-1051.87 chromosome 2, Dvir_AGI_RSII-ME, whole genome shotgun sequence harbors:
- the LOC6630003 gene encoding uncharacterized protein, translated as MISHRKMLWSSSIAYLSCMIFMVNAGHPTKNYCAVSLCPNNKHVACGMNPDSFDETCSIDAEVISMTSKLRAFLIKRINTVRNMVARGGFNGFSSAANMSTVEWDKELAFLAEMNVRNCYLHYDACRNTDSFKNVGQTVAYRGYRGTIPDLDDILYTQLQLWFNEEQNVTMHDIAKYKNPYGNPRLNFMQLVHDNVHSVGCAALQQSNNGWLQTFLTCNFDQAPVVGQPVYVQSLHPAESCKSGKNPSFVNLCSVSVTKHRVAASQSTKKGKGTKTQRGVASRRTKPDEAGKNNTIPDGEQKNENMLNPGEATNTTVNDVQNATQGAQNATKDVQIATQGVQNNTQHDDDLQNEEIANNDYWRNKFLRFTENVKKSLKKGKDRNVVMLTMNHEVDTDKIPKMDFQDALVRTRELHIQNTIENRVLPIRQRGISSRTHAAGPKVMLRTQKAKHHSRGVAKWRTL; from the exons ATGATATCTCATCGTAAAATGTTGTGGTCAAGTTCCATAGCGTATTTGAGTTGCATGATTTTCATGGTAAATGCTGGGCATCCGACCAAGAATTACTGCGCAGTCAGTTTATGTCCTAACAATAAGCATGTCGCCTGCGGAATGAATCCAGAC TCTTTCGACGAAACATGTAGCATCGATGCTGAGGTCATCTCCATGACTAGTAAGCTGCGTGCCTTTTTAATAAAACGTATAAATACGGTGCGCAACATGGTAGCACGAGGTGGATTCAACGGCTTTAGTTCAGCTGCCAATATGAGCACCGTTGAGTGGGACAAGGAACTGGCCTTTCTGGCAGAGATGAATGTGCGCAATTGTTATTTGCACTATGATGCTTGCCGCAATACGGATAGCTTTAAGAATGTCGGACAGACGGTTGCCTATCGTGGTTACAGAGGCACAATACCCGACTTGGATGATATTTTATACACGCAACTTCAATTATGGTTTAACGAGGAGCAAAATGTGACGATGCACGACATCGCCAAATACAAGAACCCATATGG tAATCCAAGGTTGAACTTCATGCAACTTGTGCATGACAACGTACACAGTGTGGGCTGCGCAGCTCTGCAACAGTCAAATAATGGATGgctgcaaacatttttaaccTGCAACTTTGATCAGGCGCCCGTTGTGGGCCAGCCGGTCTACGTTCAGAGTCTCCATCCTGCTGAATCCTGCAAATCTGGTAAAAATCCATCATTCGTAAATCTCTGCTCGGTAAGTGTGACCAAGCACAGGGTAGCAGCAAGTCAGTCAACTAAGAAAGGCAAAGGTACTAAGACCCAGCGAGGTGTAGCGAGTCGTAGAACTAAACCAGATGAGGCAggtaaaaataatacaattccTGACGGAGAGCAAAAAAATGAGAACATGCTGAATCCTGGAGAAGCGACAAATACAACTGTTAATGACGTTCAAAATGCTACACAGGGCGCTCAAAATGCCACCAAGGACGTCCAAATTGCTACACAGGGTGTTCAAAATAATACCCAACATGATGATGACTTACAAAACGAAGAAATCGCTAATAATGACTATTGGCGTAACAAGTTCCTCAGATTTAcggaaaatgtaaaaaaatcgTTGAAAAAGGGCAAAGATCGCAACGTTGTGATGTTAACCATGAACCATGAAGTCGACACTGACAAGATACCAAAAATGGATTTCCAAGATGCACTGGTGCGCACGCGCGAATTGCATATTCAGAATACTATCGAGAATCGCGTACTGCCAATTCGCCAACGTGGCATTTCATCTAGAACACATGCTGCAGGACCCAAAGTCATGTTAAGAACCCAAAAAGCAAAGCACCACAGCAGAGGTGTGGCTAAATGGCGCACACTTTGA